One Jeotgalibaca porci genomic region harbors:
- the fabF gene encoding beta-ketoacyl-ACP synthase II, which produces MNRVVITGMGAITPLGNTVDAFWNSLKNGENGIAPITKFDASETGISVAAEVKDFEPALYMDRKEYKRMDLYSQYAVAASVQAVADAGLEVDKIDATRFGVIIGSGIGGLNEMESGIIKMENKGPKRVPPMFVPMTIGNMAAGNTSIKIGAKGTSLDIVTACASATNSIGEAYRNIKHGYSDAIVAGGAEGTICKIGIAGFAALTALSESTDPDRASIPFDKERNGFVMGEGAGVLLLESLEHAQKRGANILAEVVGYGTNSDAYHMTAPSVDGSGAGEAMKMAMKEAGIDASEVDYINAHGTSTPANDSSETKAIKYALGEDNAKNVAISSSKSMTGHLLGAAGGIESIACVKALMEDFVPPTRGLQVADEACDLDYIPNVGRAKEVRYTLNNSLGFGGHNAVLCFKKWEEA; this is translated from the coding sequence ATGAATCGTGTAGTTATTACAGGAATGGGCGCCATTACGCCACTGGGAAATACAGTTGACGCATTTTGGAATAGCCTGAAAAATGGAGAGAATGGTATTGCTCCAATTACGAAATTTGATGCAAGTGAAACAGGAATCTCAGTTGCTGCTGAAGTAAAAGACTTTGAACCAGCACTTTATATGGACCGCAAAGAATACAAGCGTATGGATCTTTATTCGCAATATGCTGTTGCTGCCTCAGTTCAAGCAGTCGCAGATGCAGGACTTGAAGTCGACAAAATAGATGCAACACGTTTTGGCGTTATTATCGGTTCGGGAATCGGTGGCCTAAATGAAATGGAGTCCGGCATCATTAAAATGGAAAATAAAGGACCTAAACGTGTCCCTCCTATGTTTGTACCGATGACAATCGGTAATATGGCTGCAGGAAATACTTCCATAAAGATTGGGGCCAAAGGTACATCACTGGACATCGTGACAGCTTGTGCATCTGCAACCAACTCAATTGGTGAAGCGTACCGAAATATTAAACATGGTTACTCAGACGCGATTGTGGCAGGTGGAGCAGAAGGAACAATCTGTAAGATTGGTATTGCCGGGTTTGCGGCTTTAACAGCTTTATCTGAAAGTACTGATCCAGACCGAGCTTCAATTCCATTTGACAAAGAACGAAACGGCTTTGTTATGGGTGAAGGTGCCGGCGTATTGTTGTTGGAAAGCTTAGAACATGCGCAAAAACGTGGGGCAAACATTTTAGCTGAAGTTGTTGGCTACGGAACAAATTCTGATGCTTATCATATGACGGCACCAAGTGTGGACGGTAGTGGTGCTGGTGAAGCAATGAAGATGGCGATGAAAGAAGCAGGGATAGATGCTTCTGAAGTTGACTATATCAACGCCCATGGAACAAGTACACCAGCTAATGATTCTTCAGAAACCAAAGCGATTAAATATGCGTTAGGAGAAGATAACGCTAAAAACGTTGCTATCTCAAGTTCGAAAAGTATGACCGGACACTTATTAGGTGCTGCAGGTGGGATTGAATCCATTGCCTGTGTTAAAGCGCTAATGGAAGATTTTGTTCCACCAACACGCGGATTGCAAGTGGCGGACGAAGCATGTGATCTTGATTACATTCCAAATGTAGGACGTGCGAAAGAAGTACGCTATACACTGAATAACTCTTTAGGTTTTGGTGGTCATAACGCTGTCCTATGTTTCAAAAAGTGGGAGGAAGCCTAG
- the accB gene encoding acetyl-CoA carboxylase biotin carboxyl carrier protein yields MDYENIKELIALIDASSLKEMEYSKDGIFLRLSKNENKIVETHAKSESREESAPLAIPQAILAEPAEAAAVKQEGKLITSPIVGVVYLQANPEADAYVSVGDTVKEGQVLCLVEAMKIMNEINSEQEGKIVEILVENGQVVEYNQPLFRII; encoded by the coding sequence GTGGATTACGAAAATATTAAAGAACTTATTGCCTTAATCGATGCTTCCAGCTTGAAAGAAATGGAATATTCTAAAGACGGTATCTTTCTACGTTTATCTAAAAACGAAAATAAAATAGTTGAAACACATGCCAAGTCTGAATCAAGAGAAGAATCAGCACCCTTAGCGATTCCGCAAGCTATTTTGGCTGAACCAGCAGAAGCAGCGGCAGTAAAACAAGAAGGCAAATTGATTACATCTCCAATCGTCGGAGTGGTCTACTTGCAAGCAAATCCAGAAGCTGATGCATATGTTTCAGTGGGCGATACCGTTAAAGAAGGGCAAGTACTCTGTTTAGTGGAAGCAATGAAAATTATGAATGAAATTAATTCCGAACAAGAAGGAAAAATAGTAGAAATATTGGTAGAGAATGGCCAAGTTGTCGAATACAACCAACCATTATTCCGTATTATCTAA
- the fabZ gene encoding 3-hydroxyacyl-ACP dehydratase FabZ: MSVLTAQEVMEIIPNRYPIFFIDKVEELIPGEKVVAIKNVTINEHFFQGHFPGEPVMPGVLIIEALAQAGSIALLKLDSFKGQTAYLGGLNKVKFRQKVVPGDVLRLQVDIIKLKTFAGIGYGQAFVGDKKVAEVEMTFIIGR; the protein is encoded by the coding sequence ATGAGCGTATTAACAGCACAAGAAGTTATGGAGATCATCCCTAACCGTTACCCGATTTTCTTTATCGATAAAGTTGAGGAACTTATTCCAGGTGAAAAGGTTGTTGCTATTAAAAATGTAACAATTAACGAACATTTCTTCCAAGGACATTTCCCTGGAGAACCTGTTATGCCAGGTGTTCTAATTATTGAAGCTCTTGCCCAAGCTGGGTCGATTGCTTTATTGAAACTGGATAGTTTCAAAGGGCAAACAGCTTATTTAGGAGGACTTAACAAAGTTAAATTCCGTCAAAAAGTTGTTCCTGGTGACGTTCTACGTCTACAAGTTGATATTATTAAATTAAAAACATTCGCTGGCATTGGATACGGACAAGCGTTTGTTGGAGACAAAAAAGTTGCTGAAGTTGAAATGACATTTATTATTGGGAGATAA
- a CDS encoding acetyl-CoA carboxylase biotin carboxylase subunit, with translation MLKKVLIANRGEIAVRIIRACHEMGIQTVAVYSEADREALHTQLATEAICIGPARASDSYLDMTSILSAAVVTGAQAIHPGFGFLSENSIFATMCEEMNIVFIGPKAETIDLMGNKSNARNAMMEANVPVIPGSKGYIKTVEEAEVKAEELGYPVILKAAAGGGGKGMRKISQASELATLFSQAKAEAKAAFGDDRMYLEKIISPARHIEVQILADEFGNVIHLGERDCSLQRNHQKVLEESPSTFISDETRIKMGEIAVRAAKHVDYRNAGTIEFLVDTNEKFYFMEMNTRIQVEHPVTEMATGIDIVKEQLRIASRKPLMIKQQDVKLTGHTIECRINAENPKLGFRPSSGTVEYLYLPSGGNGLRVESAMYGGYAIPPFYDSMIAKIITKGEDREEAIAKMKRALHELVIEGVDTNREFQQAILNDDNFVYGNFDTDYLQTTFLPNWQP, from the coding sequence ATGCTGAAAAAAGTTTTGATAGCAAATCGCGGTGAAATTGCCGTTCGAATTATACGTGCATGCCATGAAATGGGTATCCAGACGGTTGCTGTCTATTCTGAAGCAGATCGTGAGGCATTGCATACGCAACTCGCAACTGAAGCCATTTGTATCGGCCCGGCTCGAGCATCTGATTCGTACCTTGATATGACGAGCATTTTGAGTGCTGCAGTCGTTACCGGTGCGCAAGCGATTCATCCGGGATTCGGATTTTTATCTGAAAACAGTATTTTCGCTACGATGTGTGAGGAAATGAATATCGTTTTTATCGGTCCCAAAGCTGAGACGATTGACTTGATGGGTAACAAATCGAATGCCCGAAATGCGATGATGGAAGCGAATGTTCCCGTTATTCCCGGTAGCAAAGGGTACATAAAAACGGTTGAAGAGGCTGAAGTAAAAGCAGAAGAGTTGGGTTATCCTGTTATCTTGAAAGCCGCAGCCGGTGGTGGTGGAAAAGGGATGCGTAAAATTTCGCAAGCCAGTGAATTAGCAACATTATTCAGTCAGGCTAAAGCGGAAGCGAAGGCAGCCTTTGGTGATGATCGGATGTATTTGGAAAAAATCATCAGTCCAGCACGCCACATCGAAGTACAAATTTTAGCCGATGAATTCGGGAATGTTATCCATTTAGGGGAACGTGACTGCTCTTTACAGCGGAACCATCAAAAGGTCCTGGAAGAGTCACCTTCAACATTCATTTCTGATGAAACGCGGATAAAAATGGGAGAAATAGCTGTTCGAGCAGCGAAACATGTTGATTACCGTAATGCGGGTACAATCGAATTTTTAGTTGATACGAATGAGAAGTTTTACTTTATGGAAATGAATACCCGTATCCAAGTTGAACATCCGGTTACTGAAATGGCTACAGGCATTGATATCGTTAAAGAACAATTGCGAATTGCCAGCAGAAAACCATTAATGATTAAACAACAAGATGTAAAATTAACCGGTCATACAATTGAATGCCGTATTAACGCCGAAAATCCAAAATTAGGATTCAGGCCATCATCTGGAACGGTTGAATATCTCTATTTGCCAAGTGGTGGAAATGGATTACGTGTCGAAAGTGCAATGTATGGAGGCTATGCGATTCCGCCTTTTTACGATTCAATGATTGCCAAAATCATTACTAAAGGCGAAGATCGAGAAGAAGCCATCGCTAAAATGAAACGGGCTCTTCATGAATTAGTCATCGAAGGCGTGGATACAAATCGCGAATTCCAACAGGCTATTTTGAATGATGATAACTTCGTTTATGGTAATTTCGATACCGACTATTTACAGACAACTTTTTTACCTAATTGGCAACCCTAA
- the accD gene encoding acetyl-CoA carboxylase, carboxyltransferase subunit beta produces the protein MKLFRKRPYIPLEPSSTQEEVNQKPIVPEGLWKKCPSCGKTIYAKDLGADQVCPHCHYNFRISASERIALIVDGDSFEEWYAEMPLSNPLDFPGYTEKLMKTKEKTKTDEAVVVGKALIKGYETVLCVMDSTFFMGSMGTIVGEKLTRAIEQALSLRLPVIIFTASGGARMQEGIMSLMQMAKVSAAISNLNVAGLPYFAVLTDPTTGGVTASFAMQGDVILAESGATIGFAGKRVIEQTIKASVPEGFQTAEHLLTKGFIDNIIPRNKLRDTLAFLLEIHTPQKARDQDE, from the coding sequence ATGAAACTATTTCGAAAACGTCCATATATTCCTTTGGAACCTTCCTCAACCCAAGAAGAAGTAAACCAAAAACCCATTGTTCCAGAAGGACTTTGGAAAAAATGTCCGAGTTGTGGAAAGACGATTTATGCAAAAGATTTAGGTGCAGATCAGGTTTGTCCTCACTGTCATTATAACTTCCGCATATCCGCATCTGAACGGATTGCATTAATTGTAGACGGTGATTCATTTGAGGAGTGGTATGCAGAAATGCCTCTATCTAATCCGCTTGATTTCCCCGGCTATACTGAAAAGTTGATGAAAACGAAAGAAAAAACAAAAACTGACGAAGCTGTAGTAGTGGGGAAAGCTTTAATTAAAGGCTATGAAACAGTTCTTTGTGTGATGGATTCTACTTTCTTTATGGGAAGTATGGGAACCATTGTCGGTGAAAAGTTAACACGAGCTATTGAACAGGCGCTATCCTTACGCTTACCAGTTATCATTTTTACGGCATCAGGTGGTGCACGTATGCAAGAAGGAATTATGTCCCTGATGCAGATGGCGAAAGTGAGTGCTGCTATTTCTAATTTAAATGTAGCAGGCTTGCCTTACTTCGCAGTATTAACAGATCCGACAACAGGCGGCGTCACAGCAAGTTTTGCGATGCAGGGAGATGTCATTTTGGCTGAATCCGGTGCTACTATTGGCTTTGCTGGTAAACGTGTTATCGAGCAAACGATTAAAGCTTCTGTCCCGGAAGGGTTTCAAACGGCGGAACATTTACTCACCAAAGGTTTCATTGACAACATCATTCCCCGGAATAAATTACGGGATACGTTGGCATTTTTACTAGAAATCCATACGCCTCAGAAAGCGAGGGATCAGGATGAGTAA
- the accA gene encoding acetyl-CoA carboxylase carboxyl transferase subunit alpha, translating to MSNESYANHIVDNARSTERLTTLELAEGVFSDFLELHGDRKFGEDAAIVGGIAKLNGKPVTIIGTQKGKDLKENIHRNFGSPNPEGYRKSIRLMKQAERFNRPVVTFINTSGAYCDIDSEDRGIGEAIAESLLVMSQLRVPILSIFIGEGGSGGALALGMGNKVWMLENTMYSVLSPEGFASILWKDSSRSKEAAEIMKLTPPDLLDLTVVDKVISETRRKVRLTKPELMNRIREEIEAALEEMMAWTPDQVVQQRQERFRKF from the coding sequence ATGAGTAATGAATCTTATGCGAACCACATTGTTGATAATGCACGTAGCACGGAGCGTTTGACCACATTAGAATTAGCGGAAGGTGTCTTTAGTGACTTTCTCGAACTTCATGGGGATCGAAAGTTCGGTGAGGATGCTGCTATTGTAGGTGGGATTGCTAAATTAAATGGCAAGCCCGTAACAATTATCGGAACGCAAAAAGGAAAAGATTTAAAAGAAAATATCCACCGCAACTTTGGTTCACCGAATCCAGAAGGATATCGGAAATCCATTCGCTTAATGAAACAAGCTGAACGTTTTAATCGTCCTGTCGTCACGTTTATTAATACTTCGGGTGCTTATTGCGATATTGATTCAGAAGATAGAGGCATTGGTGAAGCCATTGCAGAGAGTCTTTTGGTTATGTCACAGTTGCGTGTTCCTATTCTTTCCATCTTTATTGGCGAGGGCGGGAGCGGAGGTGCACTAGCACTCGGCATGGGGAACAAAGTCTGGATGTTAGAGAATACGATGTATTCCGTTCTTTCACCAGAAGGATTTGCATCTATTCTTTGGAAAGATTCTTCCCGCTCTAAAGAAGCGGCTGAAATAATGAAATTAACGCCACCCGATTTATTGGATCTGACAGTCGTTGACAAAGTCATTTCTGAAACGAGACGGAAAGTCAGATTGACGAAACCGGAGCTCATGAATCGGATTCGCGAAGAAATAGAAGCAGCATTAGAAGAAATGATGGCGTGGACGCCGGACCAAGTAGTCCAACAACGCCAAGAAAGATTTCGAAAATTTTAA
- a CDS encoding cold-shock protein: MTNGIVKWFSNEKGYGFIERLDNQEDVFVHFTGINNEGFKTLKEGQLVTFTVVEGARGPQATDVLIGTEETPELKEELMAHD; the protein is encoded by the coding sequence ATGACTAACGGAATCGTTAAATGGTTTAGCAATGAAAAGGGCTATGGTTTTATCGAGAGGTTGGATAATCAAGAAGATGTCTTCGTCCACTTTACCGGAATTAACAATGAAGGCTTTAAAACACTTAAAGAAGGACAACTTGTTACATTCACAGTGGTGGAAGGCGCAAGAGGACCGCAAGCAACAGATGTTCTAATAGGAACAGAAGAAACTCCTGAACTGAAAGAAGAATTAATGGCGCATGATTAA
- a CDS encoding ribonuclease HI family protein — MIKMFIDGAANPKKDISGIGILIIESKQQTQISEKLNSDYDNHEAEILALHYALDYLLKTNKEKDVILCHSDSKMLVDAVEKRYSRKENHLALLQSIFKQLEGFPHFYLKWIPEKENSGADQLARKGMNKKK; from the coding sequence ATGATTAAGATGTTTATTGATGGTGCTGCTAATCCGAAGAAAGATATTTCGGGCATTGGTATTCTCATTATCGAATCAAAACAACAAACGCAAATTAGTGAAAAGCTCAATAGTGATTACGATAACCATGAGGCTGAAATTTTAGCTCTTCACTATGCGTTAGATTACTTATTGAAGACGAACAAAGAAAAGGATGTCATCCTTTGTCATTCTGACAGTAAGATGTTAGTAGATGCAGTGGAAAAGCGGTATAGCCGGAAAGAGAATCATCTGGCTCTCTTACAAAGCATTTTTAAACAATTGGAAGGCTTTCCTCACTTTTACTTGAAGTGGATTCCCGAAAAAGAAAACAGCGGGGCCGATCAACTGGCTAGAAAAGGTATGAATAAGAAAAAATGA
- a CDS encoding THUMP domain-containing class I SAM-dependent RNA methyltransferase — protein sequence MTYQLVATAASGIEAITGKELKDMGYEVQVENGKAFFKGSTADIIKTNLWLRTADRIKIIFGAFEAKTFDDLFEQTKALPWEDILPMDAAFPVSGKSVKSTLYSVPDCQSIVKKAIVDRLSDVYSRRARLPESGAEYPIEVSILKDEVSLTIDTSGSSLFKRGYRTEKGGAPIKENMAASLIKLTSWFPDKPFYDPTCGSGTIPIEAALIGLNIAPGLQRSFISEDWNIFAADEWKTLRTEAKMAANYDVELDILGTDLDQNMIEIAKRNAEKAGVEDFIEFRQLALKDFKTDKEYGVIVSNPPYGERLDDQEYVENLYKQMGQAFKPLETWSKYIITSDLNFEEFYGQRATKKRKLYNGRLRTDYFQFWGKRRPRPNK from the coding sequence ATGACCTATCAATTAGTAGCGACTGCAGCAAGCGGTATTGAAGCAATTACAGGAAAAGAATTGAAAGATATGGGCTATGAGGTGCAAGTGGAAAATGGTAAAGCATTTTTCAAAGGCTCAACTGCTGATATTATCAAAACGAATCTTTGGCTTAGAACAGCTGACCGCATTAAAATCATATTCGGCGCATTTGAAGCAAAAACATTTGATGACCTATTCGAACAAACGAAAGCATTACCTTGGGAGGATATTTTACCAATGGATGCGGCGTTCCCTGTTTCTGGTAAATCTGTTAAGTCTACTTTATACAGTGTACCGGACTGCCAATCAATCGTAAAAAAAGCAATCGTAGATCGTTTGTCAGATGTTTATTCACGTCGTGCCCGCTTACCTGAATCAGGTGCTGAATATCCAATCGAAGTTTCTATCCTTAAAGATGAAGTGAGTTTAACTATCGATACCAGTGGTTCAAGTTTGTTCAAACGTGGGTACCGTACTGAAAAAGGTGGCGCGCCTATCAAAGAAAATATGGCTGCTTCTTTAATTAAGTTAACATCATGGTTCCCTGACAAACCCTTCTATGACCCAACATGTGGCTCTGGAACAATTCCAATTGAAGCTGCTTTGATCGGGTTAAATATTGCGCCTGGTCTACAACGTTCATTTATATCAGAAGATTGGAACATTTTTGCTGCAGATGAATGGAAAACCCTTCGTACAGAAGCGAAAATGGCCGCAAATTATGATGTAGAATTAGACATTTTAGGAACTGACCTTGACCAAAACATGATTGAAATTGCGAAACGGAATGCTGAAAAAGCTGGCGTTGAAGATTTTATCGAATTCAGACAATTAGCATTAAAAGATTTCAAAACAGATAAAGAATATGGCGTTATCGTTTCCAACCCTCCTTACGGTGAACGTTTAGACGACCAAGAATACGTAGAGAATCTCTATAAACAAATGGGACAGGCTTTCAAACCGTTAGAAACATGGAGTAAATATATCATTACAAGTGATTTGAACTTTGAAGAATTCTACGGCCAAAGAGCAACCAAGAAACGTAAGCTTTACAACGGTCGTTTGCGAACAGATTACTTCCAATTTTGGGGTAAAAGAAGACCAAGACCTAACAAATAA
- the gpsB gene encoding cell division regulator GpsB: MADKNLSTKDILQKEFKNAMRGYNVSEVDEFLDLIIRDYESYQKDITYLQSENERLRGRVDDLTKQAATGSRSQTSAAPTTGVTNFDILKRLSNLEKHVFGSKLEDRRDHEVETSFE, translated from the coding sequence ATGGCTGATAAAAACTTATCAACAAAAGATATTCTACAAAAAGAATTTAAGAATGCAATGCGTGGCTACAATGTAAGTGAAGTAGACGAATTTTTAGACTTAATTATTCGTGACTATGAATCTTATCAAAAAGATATTACTTACTTACAAAGTGAGAATGAGCGTTTACGTGGACGCGTAGATGACTTAACAAAACAGGCAGCGACAGGTAGTCGTTCGCAAACATCCGCAGCTCCAACAACGGGTGTTACAAACTTCGATATTCTAAAACGTTTGTCTAACTTAGAGAAGCATGTCTTCGGTTCTAAGCTTGAAGATCGTCGTGATCATGAAGTTGAAACTTCATTTGAATAA
- a CDS encoding DUF3013 family protein — MRNNMIERITDTMNALHFPCEWRIQWFEREQKIEIILMLEVQAPENTKLTDKYQSVNSSDHFVFEDVVLLFHPNLGVLKDDNYLATIAFDDEKGVSGGLIDAICKTMRLVIGEAVVELEEFLMSDAYDHFEIKWNNQNYLSTLQTLKDTSRFDTSIYSYPSELPEGVVKNNEVE; from the coding sequence ATGCGAAACAATATGATTGAACGTATTACTGATACGATGAACGCACTTCATTTTCCTTGCGAGTGGCGCATTCAATGGTTTGAACGTGAACAGAAGATTGAGATTATTTTAATGCTAGAAGTTCAAGCACCAGAGAATACAAAACTGACGGATAAATATCAGAGCGTCAACAGTAGTGATCACTTTGTCTTCGAGGATGTAGTACTGCTATTTCATCCCAATTTGGGTGTATTGAAAGACGATAACTATTTAGCGACAATCGCTTTTGATGACGAAAAAGGTGTGAGTGGTGGTTTGATAGATGCCATATGCAAAACGATGCGTTTAGTCATTGGTGAAGCCGTCGTTGAATTGGAAGAATTTTTGATGAGTGATGCGTATGACCATTTTGAAATTAAATGGAATAATCAAAACTATCTCAGTACGCTTCAAACTTTAAAAGACACATCGCGTTTTGACACTTCAATCTATTCGTATCCATCAGAATTACCTGAAGGAGTCGTGAAAAATAATGAAGTGGAATGA
- the prmA gene encoding 50S ribosomal protein L11 methyltransferase yields the protein MKWNEVIIVTTTEAVEATANLMLEAGAKGTVIEDGLDYANLIDDGSGILKDERPLPGEEDDVLVKAYYPDTESFLETLALIKDSMANMTITELNLGKYTLLINDVKEEDWENSWKAYYYPVRITRYLTVVPFWETYEKEQEDEKLLVMDPGMAFGTGTHPTTKLSLEALETTIRGGEKVIDVGTGSGVLSIAAKALGAEEVHAFDIDEIATRQAKENIALNQYANDVTVEPNNLLNGIKNANADLIVANILAEILMLMVDDAWDNLKDNGYFILSGIINSKREELEEKLLSRGFVIEQAKISGDWHCLICKKEVEMD from the coding sequence ATGAAGTGGAATGAAGTTATAATTGTAACAACCACAGAAGCAGTTGAAGCAACAGCAAATTTAATGCTAGAAGCCGGTGCAAAAGGAACTGTAATTGAAGATGGTTTGGATTATGCTAATTTAATTGATGATGGTTCTGGCATCTTGAAAGATGAACGGCCTTTGCCGGGTGAAGAGGATGACGTATTGGTGAAAGCCTATTACCCAGATACAGAATCTTTCTTAGAAACACTGGCGTTAATTAAAGATAGTATGGCGAATATGACGATTACAGAATTAAATCTTGGTAAATACACGCTGTTAATCAATGATGTTAAGGAAGAAGACTGGGAGAATTCCTGGAAAGCTTACTATTATCCTGTCCGTATCACGCGTTATTTAACAGTTGTTCCGTTTTGGGAAACATACGAGAAAGAACAAGAAGACGAAAAACTGCTCGTTATGGACCCGGGAATGGCATTTGGTACAGGGACACACCCGACAACAAAATTGTCACTTGAAGCATTGGAAACAACGATTCGCGGCGGAGAGAAAGTTATTGATGTCGGAACTGGTTCTGGTGTTTTGAGTATTGCAGCTAAAGCCCTGGGAGCAGAGGAAGTCCATGCATTTGATATCGATGAAATCGCAACGCGACAAGCAAAAGAAAATATTGCTTTAAATCAGTATGCTAATGATGTCACAGTAGAGCCTAATAACTTACTGAATGGGATTAAAAATGCCAATGCCGATTTAATCGTTGCGAATATTTTGGCTGAAATATTAATGTTAATGGTAGATGATGCCTGGGATAACTTGAAAGATAATGGTTACTTTATCTTATCGGGAATAATTAATTCGAAACGCGAAGAGTTGGAAGAAAAATTATTGTCGCGTGGATTTGTTATTGAGCAGGCAAAAATTTCAGGAGACTGGCATTGTCTCATCTGTAAAAAAGAAGTGGAGATGGACTAA
- a CDS encoding 16S rRNA (uracil(1498)-N(3))-methyltransferase: protein MQRYIIKESLDTFKDSTIHLGEEHYHHMKNVMRFKPETKIYVTDSDGNSCIAEVVAFHEQSVEIAWVAEDNRTSELPVHITIACGLSKGDKLELIIQKSTELGVHSVVPFPSKHSVVKWDAAKMTKKIARYTRIAQEAAEQSHRQHVPVIQEAMPIAELISFSETFKHKLVAYEENAKEGEFGVFAETLRKLESSDKVLIVFGPEGGLDPSEIDQLTTAGFLTCSLGPRILRAETAPLYALSAISYQTELLK, encoded by the coding sequence ATGCAACGTTACATTATTAAGGAATCCCTAGATACATTCAAGGATTCTACGATTCATCTTGGTGAGGAACATTACCACCACATGAAAAATGTGATGCGTTTTAAGCCGGAGACAAAAATATATGTCACCGATTCGGATGGAAACAGTTGTATTGCTGAAGTTGTTGCCTTTCATGAGCAATCAGTAGAAATAGCGTGGGTAGCAGAAGATAATCGAACAAGTGAATTACCTGTTCATATTACGATTGCTTGCGGGTTGTCCAAAGGAGATAAACTGGAACTGATTATCCAAAAATCGACGGAATTAGGCGTTCATTCGGTGGTGCCATTTCCATCGAAGCATTCTGTGGTTAAATGGGATGCTGCGAAAATGACAAAGAAAATTGCGCGTTATACACGCATTGCACAAGAAGCAGCCGAGCAATCACATCGTCAGCATGTGCCCGTTATTCAAGAAGCCATGCCAATCGCTGAACTCATTTCTTTTAGTGAAACATTCAAGCATAAATTGGTTGCTTATGAAGAGAATGCAAAAGAAGGCGAATTTGGTGTTTTTGCAGAAACATTAAGAAAATTAGAGTCTAGCGATAAGGTGCTTATCGTTTTCGGACCGGAAGGTGGTCTTGATCCAAGCGAGATTGATCAATTAACCACTGCCGGATTCCTGACATGTAGTTTGGGACCGCGGATTTTACGAGCTGAGACAGCGCCATTGTATGCTCTATCAGCAATATCCTATCAAACAGAATTACTAAAATAA
- the deoC gene encoding deoxyribose-phosphate aldolase yields the protein MTLINKYIDHTLLKPEATEAEIKALCDEAIAYDFMSVCVQPYWVSKVSSFLNGTDVKVCTVIGFPHGANTKEVKTFEAKQAVQNGAHEVDMVINIGAAKAGDFETIREEIAAIAEAVKGQAILKVIIETALLTDEEKEKACLAAVEAKADFVKTSTGFSTGGATLEDIALMRKTVGPDMGVKASGGVRTYADALAFIDAGATRLGASSGKNIVEEWKATSNK from the coding sequence ATGACACTGATAAACAAGTATATTGATCATACATTACTAAAGCCAGAAGCAACAGAAGCAGAAATTAAAGCTTTGTGCGATGAAGCAATCGCTTATGACTTTATGTCTGTTTGTGTTCAACCATACTGGGTAAGTAAAGTAAGTTCATTCTTAAATGGAACCGACGTTAAAGTCTGTACGGTTATTGGCTTCCCGCATGGTGCAAACACTAAAGAGGTAAAAACATTTGAAGCGAAACAAGCTGTTCAAAATGGGGCACATGAAGTAGACATGGTTATTAATATAGGGGCTGCAAAAGCTGGCGACTTCGAAACAATCCGTGAAGAAATTGCTGCAATTGCCGAAGCAGTTAAAGGGCAAGCAATTCTGAAAGTTATCATTGAAACAGCCTTGTTAACAGACGAAGAAAAAGAAAAAGCATGCTTGGCTGCAGTAGAAGCGAAAGCAGATTTCGTGAAAACATCAACTGGATTTTCAACTGGTGGAGCTACCTTGGAAGATATTGCCTTGATGAGAAAAACAGTTGGGCCGGATATGGGCGTTAAAGCGAGCGGTGGAGTAAGAACCTACGCAGACGCTTTAGCATTTATTGATGCGGGTGCGACACGTTTAGGCGCTTCAAGCGGAAAAAATATTGTCGAAGAGTGGAAAGCGACTTCTAACAAGTAA